GCGATCTTCGCGGCCTTGCGGGAGGGCAGCCAGGCGGCCAGCACGGTCACGACGACGCCGACGGCGAGGGCGGACAGCGCGGCGGTCGGCTCGATGACCAGCGGGCCTTCGGGCAGCGCGGCGCCGGACGAGTTCAGCACCGACCACAGGCCCGTGGCGATGCCGAGGCCCAGCACGAAGCCGACGGCGGAGGCGACGAGTCCCAGCAGGCCCGCCTCGATCATCACCGAGCGCACGACCTGGCGGCGGGAGGCACCGACCGCGCGCAGCAGGGCGATCTCACGGCTGCGCTGGGCGATGAGCATGGTGAAGGTGTTGGCGATGATGAAGATGCCGACGAAGAGGGAGATGCCCGCGAAGACCAGAAAGGTGTTCCGGATCGAGCTGGTCTGCTCGTCGATGAGCTTGGACTCGTCGGCCGCCAGCTGCTTGCCGCTCTGCGCCTTGAAGCCCTCCTTCGGCAGGATGGCCCCGACCTTGCGGGTCAGCTCGTTCTGGTCGGTGCCCGGGGTGGCGGAGACGACGAGCTCGCCGTACTCGCCCGGCTTGCCGAAGAGCTTCTGCGCCGTCGGGGTGTCGAACAGCGCGAGGCTGCCGCCCGCGCTCACGCGCGGGTCGTCGGTCTCCACGATGCCGACGAGCTTCTTCTTCATCACCGGGCCGTCGACGGCCAGCCGGACGGTGTCGCCGATCTTGGCGCCCGTCTTGCCGGCGGTCTTCACGTCCAGGGCCAGCTCGCCCGCTGCGGCCGGGCCCCGGCCCTTGAGCAGCGGGTAACGGCTGTCCTTGCCGTCCTTGCCCGGGACGTAGTTGGCGGCGCTGCTGCCCCACTCGCTGCCCGCGGGGTCGTTGTTCTTGTCGGCGACCGTGGCGACGCCGACGACCGAGGGGCGTACGGACGTCACGCCGGGCAGCGCGCGGACGGTGGCGACCATCTTGTCGTCGAGGACTTGGCGGTTCCCGCGCGCATCGGTCTTGGTAGGGCCGAACCCCGTCACGGAGACGGCGACGTCGTCCAGGCTCTTGGACGTCTTGTCGCGGTAGGCGCTGCCGACGGAGTCGCTGAAGACGAGCGTGCCGGAGACGAAGGCGGTGCCGAGGAGGACCGCGAGGGCGGTCATCATCAGCCGGGCTTTGTGCGCGAGGAGATTGCGCAGGGCGGTACGGAACATGATGGCGGGTCCTGGGTGGGATTCCCACGCCCTGGTGAGGGACGGGGGGAAGTCGGGTGGCGGTGGCGAGGGGCCGTGCGGCGTCGTGCGTCGCTGTGAGCGGGCGTGCGGCGGCTGCGGGCGTGCGCGGGTGGTCAGCGCCTACGTCCGCGCGGGGCGAGGGAACGCGGGCCGTCCGCTGCTCGGCTCGTAAGGCCTCGGCTCTAAGGCCTCGGCTCGTACGGGCTCAGCTCGTACGGCCCTTCGCGTCGAAGCGCTTCATGCGGTCCAGCACCGCGTCGGCGGTGGGTTCGCGCAGTTCGTCGACGATGCGCCCGTCGGCCAGGAAGATCACACGGTCGGCGTAGGACGCGGCGACGGGGTCGTGGGTGACCATGACGACCGTCTGCTCCAGGGCCCGTACCGACTCGTGCAGGAAGCCCAGCAGCTCGGCGCCGGAGCGGGAGTCGAGGTTTCCGGTCGGCTCGTCCGCGAAGATGATCTCGGGGCGGCCGGCCAGGGCGCGGGCCACGGCGACGCGCTGCTGCTGGCCGCCGGAGAGCTGGCTGGGGCGGTGCGCGAGCCGGCCGGACAGGCCGAGCGTCGTCACGATCTGCTCGAGCCAGCCACGGTCCGCCTTACGGCCCGCGATGTCCATCGGCAGCGTGATGTTCTCCAGCGCGGTCAGCGTCGGCAGCAGGTTGAACGCCTGGAAGATGAAGCCGACCTTGTCGCGGCGGAGCCGGGTCAGCTGCCGGTCACCGAGGGAGGCCAGCTCGACGTCACCGATCCGGGTGGAACCGGAGGAGACGGAGTCCAGGCCCGCCATGCAGTGCATGAGCGTCGACTTGCCGGACCCGGACGGGCCCATGATCGCCGTGAACTCGGCGCGGCGGAACTCGACGGAGACCGAGTCCAGGGCTGCCACCCGGGTCTCGCCCTGCCCGTAGACCTTGCTCAGGTCGGTGGCGCGGGCGGCGATGGAGCCGTGGGGCGCGTGGGGGGCGGACGAAACGGGGAAAGGCGTCGCATGGGACACGGGGGCTCCTCCGGAGGGGCGGGATGCGTCGAGAAGGCCGACGAGGTCGGTGCCTGCGAAGGCGCGACCGACCGGCCGACAAGGTCGAGACGTCGAGACCGGGGGGAATCAACGCTTCCAATTCTCGGAGCCACAAACCGCCGCCGCCTCAGCCGTACGGCTTGAACCCGGCGTCGGACTTTAGGTCCGTGGGGGCGGTCGGCCGTAGTCCTTCAGACGGACGCCGTCATCCTCAAGGACCGAGGAGCCGGGTGCGGTGCCGGTGCGGTCAGCCGGCGGTGAAGCCGCCCTCGCAGGGCAGCACCGTGCCCGTCGTCCAGCGGGACTCGTCGGAGAGGAGGAAGAGCGCGGTCCGTGCCATGTCGTCCGGGTCGGCGACGTAATTCATGGGGAAGCGGTCGGCCAGCGCGGCCCGCGCCTCGTCGGTCGGCATCCAGCGGTCGAACATCTCCGAGCGGGTCGGCCCGGGCGCGATGGCGTTGACCCGGATGTCGTCCCGGGCGTAGTCCAGCGCGGCGCACTTCACGAGGCCGGTGAGGGCGTGCTTGCTGGTGGCGTAGTCGGTGTTCAGCGGGCTCCCCACCAGCCCGGCCACCGACGAGGAGATCACGACGGACCCGCCGCCGCTGTCGAGCATGGCCGGAATCTGGTGCTTCATGGAGAGGAAGACGCCGCGCACGTTCGTGGCCATGACCGTGTCGAAGTGATCCGTGTCCAGCTCGTGCAACCGCGCCCGCGCGCCGCCCGCCCCCGCGTTGTTGAACGCTCCGTCGAGCCGACCGAAGGTGCGTACGGTCCTGTCCACGGCGTCGGCCACCGACCGTTCGTCCGTCACGTCGCACTCCAGGCCCAGCGCCTCGTGCCCCGCCGCGCGCAGCTCCGCGGCGAGCGCCTCGACCCGGTCGGCGCGGCGGGCGGCCGCGGCGACGAGCGCGCCCTCGGCGGCGAACCGGCGTACGGCCGCGGCGCCGATGCCACTGGACGCGCCGGTCACGAATATGACGCGCCCGGTGAGCCGCCCGGCGGTGAACGCCAGGGGCTCGGGCTGCTGGTAGGTCATGTCGGTCGTGCCTTTCTCATGCTGCTCGTGGTGCTGATGTTGCTCGTGCTGCTCGCGCTGTTCGTGCGTCGCGGCCGTGCGGCTCACGTGCGCAGCGTGTGGGACGGCGCATGGCCGTACCGCTGCTGGTAATACGCCGCGAACCGGCCCAGGTTGGAGAAACCCCAACGGTAGGCGACGTCGGAGACGGTGACGTCCCCGTTCCCCTGCGCGGCGACGAGCTCCTCGTGGGCCCGGCCCAGCCGGACCTCGCGTAAGTAGCCCAGCGGCGTGGTGTCCAGATACCGGCGGAAGGCCTCCTGCAGCGCACGTGGGCTGCACCGCGCCACCGCCGCGAGCTCGGTCAGGGTGAGGGGCTCGTCCGCCCGCTCCTCGGCCAGGGCCATGACGCGGCGCACGGCCGGATGCGCGACGACGCCGGTGCGGCGCGCGTCGATGCCCGCGGTGACCAGATGGTGGGTCTCCATGAGCATCGCGGCCGTCGTCTGGGTCAGGTGGGACGCGAGGATGGGGCTGTTGCGCGCGATGCCCTCGCCGAGCACCTCCCGGTGCACGGCCTCGGAGATCCTCTCCCAACTCGCGGCGGCCTTCCCGGAGACCGTGCCCTCCAGCGTGAACCGCGCCCGGACGGGCCCCTCGACGCCGAGCGCGTCGGCCGCGGCCTGCTCCACGGTCTCCCGGGCGAGGCGGACGGTTGTCATCCGGGCGCCGGGGGTCCAGTGCACCTGGAACTTGCGGTACGGGTCGAGCACATAGGTCTGGCCGGTCCCGACGAACCGCTCCTCGCGGCCCGGCGAGGACACCCGGACCCCGCCGTTCACGAGCCGGCAGACCAGGAGGTACGAGCCGAGGGGCTGGGGGTCCACGAGCGTCTCGGCGCCGTACTGGAGCCCCGAGAGGGTGAGCCCCGGGAAGCCGCCTTCCGCGTACCAGGCGGAGAAGTCCTCGGGGTCGCCCAGGCAGCTGAGCCGGTACGGGCTGTACGCGGAGCTGATGGCCTCCTGCGTTTCGTCGAGGTCGTTGCTGAGCACCAGCGTGCGCATATTGCTGTTGTTAATGAGGTCATTGGGGCTATCGGGACTGATGGATCCCGCGTCGGATTCACTCATCGGGCTTCCTCCCGGGATGACCGCGTTATCCGGCCGACAGCCGCGTTTCGCGAGTAGCCGACGGGTGGCCCCGTTAGTACCGTTCTGCTTGTTCGCAGTCAAGGCGTCGGCAAATCCCACATCGGTTTCGGGACAGGCCGGGCGCGGTCAGCGGACCCGGCCTTGGGTTAACGGGGGAGATTCAGGGCCGGCCATCCGACATCGGATGGCACGCCCCGCCGTCTGGGCACGGACGGCGGGGCCTTTCCGTGCCCGGGGGGCTTTTCGCAGGTCACTGCCGGGAACGCCGCCGCCGGGGCTACCCCTTCACGGCGCCGCCCAGGGCGAAGCCGCCGCCGAGACGGCGGGAAATCAGGGCGTAGAGCAGAATCACGGGCGTCGAGTAGAGGATCGAAAAGGCGGCGAGCTGGCCGTAGGCGACCTGCCCGTAATTGCCGAAGAACGTGAAGATGCTGACCGACGCGGGAAGTCGGTCGGGGGACAGCAGCAGCATGAACGGGACGAAGAAGTTCCCCCACATCATGATGAAGCTGTAGATCGTCACGACCGTGATCCCCGGCCCCATCAGCGGCAGAATCACCCTGACCAGCGCTTGCAGCCGGCTCGCCCCGTCCGTCCAGGCGGCCTCCTCGAGGACGGTGGGGACCCCGTCCATGAAGTTCTTCATCAGCCAGATCGCGAAGGGCAGTTGGGCGGTCGCCATGAACAGGGCCGTCCCGTACACCGTGTCGATGAGGTCGACCCGCACGAACAGCCCGTAGACCGGCACCATGACAGCGGTGATCGGCAGGCACGTGGTGAACAGGACGCCCATCAGATACGGCCTGCTGAAGCGCGACCGGTAGCGGGAGAGGGGGTACGCGGCGAGCGCGGCGCACCCGATGGTCAGGAAGGTGGCCCCGCCGCAGAGCAGCAGGCTGTTGAGCATCGGCCGGAAAGTGATCTCATCGGTCAGCACCGCCGAGAAGTTGTCCGCCGTCGGCGAGGCGGGGGCGGCGACGCGCAGCCCCGCCTCGGAGTCGACGGAGGAGACCAGCAGCCAGACGAGCGGAACGGCGAAGGAGACGGCCACGGCGAGCAGTGCGAGGTCGGCGGCCAGACGGTGACGGGTGCGGCGGGCGAGGAGCGGGAGCATGGCACCTCCGTGGTTTGTCGTGCCGTGGGTCGTGTTGCCGTCTGCGGCGGCGGGCGCCCTGCGGGCGCGTCCTCAATCGCCGGTCGGGCTTGATGTGGCTGAGCTCAGCCAAAACAGCCCGTCCGGCGATTGAGGACACCGCCGCGCAGCGGAGGTGCACCCGCCACAGCCCGCACGGGCAAGCGCTCTCGCGAAGATCCGCTGGACACCTCCCTAGCCGGCCGCAGGCTCCAGGCGCCACCACTGGGCCGGGCTGTCCTTGTCCTCCCACTGCTGGACGTTGTCCCCGGGGGACGTGCCCGCGTCGGCGACCTCCAGGAGGAGGCCGCTGACGTGGTTGACGAGCGTGACCGTGCCCGGCGCGTCCAGGTGCTGCTCGATCAGCCACTCCTGGGCGCCGTAGTTATTGGCCTTCCACTGCTGGACGTTCGCCCCGTTCTCCGTGGAGGCGCCCGTCACGTCCAGGCGCTTGCCACTGCCCACGTTCTCCAGGTGGTGCACGCCGCCGCCGGCGTGCACCGGGCTCACCCGCCACAACTGCGCGGGCGTGCCGTCGTCCTTGCCCTGCCGCACATTGGCTCCGCTGCCCTTGCGGCCGTCGGCGACCTCCAGCAGCAGACCGCTGTGGACATTGCGTAGGTGGTACGTGCCTTCCATGCGCTGATCGTAAGGGCGGGGTCCGACAATCCGGGGTCTGACAATCCGCCGTCACACCTCCTCCCGCATCATGCGCAGGTACACCACCGAGAACACCGCCCCCACCAGCAGAAGCAGCAGTGCCACCGCCGTGCCGTAGCCGATCAGCGACTTCAGGAACGCCTGGTCGTACATGAACACCGGCAGCGTCTGGCTGCGATTGCCGGGGCCGCCCCGGGTCATGGCCCAGATGAGGCCGAAGACCGACAGCGTCTGGAGGGTGTTGAGCATGAGATTGGTGCCGATCGAGCGCCGGATCATCGGCAGCGTGATGTGCCAGAAGCGACGCAGGCCGCTCGCGCCGTCCACCTCTGCCGCCTCGGTGACGTCCCGGGGGATCTCGGCGAGGGCGGCGGAGTAGACGAGCATGGAGAAGGCCGTGCCGCGCCAGACGTTGGCGAAGGAGACGGCGAGGATGGGCAGGGTGAACAGCCAGTTCTGGGCCGGCAGATGGAGCCACTCCAGCACGGCGTTCAGCGTGCCGCGCCGGTTGAAGAAGGTGTAGAGCAGGAAGCCCGCCACGATCTCCGGGAGCACCCACGCGGCGATCACGATCGAGCCGGTCAGGGAGCGCACGGGCTTCGACGCGCGCCGCATCAGGGCGGCCAGGGCGAAGCCGAGGCTGTTCTGGCCCACGATCGAGGAGAGGACCGTGAAGAGGAGCGTGAGGACGACGGCGTTGCGGAAGCCGTCGTCGGCGAACGCGCGGCGGAAGTTGGCGAGGCCGACGAAGGACGCCGAGGCCTGGCCGGTCAGCTGGGTGTCGGTGAAGGCGAGGTAGACGCAGTAGGCGATCGGCCCGGCGAGGAAGAGGAGCAGCAGGACCGTCGCCGGGGCCAGCGGCAGCCAGCGGGCGGCCCGGCGGGGGCCGCCCGGGAGCGAGGCGCTCGCCGCGCCCGGCGCGCTCGTCACCGGGCCCCGTCCCGGACGTTGCCGCCACCCGCGATCGACTTCAGCTGCTCGTCATAGCCCCGGGCCGCCTTCGCCGCCGTCGCGTCGCCCGTCGTGACCGACTCCATGGCCTCCCCGATCGCCCCGGACACCTGCGGGTACACGGGCAGGGTGGGGCGGTAGTGGGTGTACTCGACCAGGCCGGTGAAGAAGTCGATGCCGGGCATCGACGTCCGGTACCTCGGGTCCGCCGCGACGTCGCCCCGCACGGCGATCTGGCCGTCCCGCACGGTCCACTCCAGCGCGTTCTCCTTCGTCTGCAGCAACTCGATGAGCTGCCACGCCAGGTCCGGCTTCGTGGACTTCGCCCCGATCGACCAGGTCCAGCCGCCGGAGAGGCTCACCTTGCCCGGTGCCGCGCCGTTCTGCGTGGGGAAGGCGGCCCGGCCCATCACCTTCGACCACTGCGGCCAGGGCCGGGCGCCCTTCGCGAGCCAGCTCTTGGGGAGCCAGTTGCCGTCGAGGGCGATGGCGAGCTTGCCGCCGGGGATCCACTCGGCGGAGACGCGGGTGCCGACGTTGGGGTCCAGCGCGTCCGCGGGTTCGGGGCCGAGCTTCTCGCCGTAGACGGTCCGGACGAATTCCAGGGCGTCGGTGAAGCCCTTCCCGCCGGCCACCCACTTCTTCGCCGCCGGGTCGTAGAGGGGGTCCTTCCCCGTGCCGTACAGCAGCATCTCGAAGCCCTGCATGACGGCCGCCTCGCCCGGCCCCT
The window above is part of the Streptomyces syringium genome. Proteins encoded here:
- a CDS encoding AraC family transcriptional regulator, producing MSESDAGSISPDSPNDLINNSNMRTLVLSNDLDETQEAISSAYSPYRLSCLGDPEDFSAWYAEGGFPGLTLSGLQYGAETLVDPQPLGSYLLVCRLVNGGVRVSSPGREERFVGTGQTYVLDPYRKFQVHWTPGARMTTVRLARETVEQAAADALGVEGPVRARFTLEGTVSGKAAASWERISEAVHREVLGEGIARNSPILASHLTQTTAAMLMETHHLVTAGIDARRTGVVAHPAVRRVMALAEERADEPLTLTELAAVARCSPRALQEAFRRYLDTTPLGYLREVRLGRAHEELVAAQGNGDVTVSDVAYRWGFSNLGRFAAYYQQRYGHAPSHTLRT
- a CDS encoding SDR family NAD(P)-dependent oxidoreductase, producing the protein MSRTAATHEQREQHEQHQHHEQHEKGTTDMTYQQPEPLAFTAGRLTGRVIFVTGASSGIGAAAVRRFAAEGALVAAAARRADRVEALAAELRAAGHEALGLECDVTDERSVADAVDRTVRTFGRLDGAFNNAGAGGARARLHELDTDHFDTVMATNVRGVFLSMKHQIPAMLDSGGGSVVISSSVAGLVGSPLNTDYATSKHALTGLVKCAALDYARDDIRVNAIAPGPTRSEMFDRWMPTDEARAALADRFPMNYVADPDDMARTALFLLSDESRWTTGTVLPCEGGFTAG
- a CDS encoding RICIN domain-containing protein — its product is MEGTYHLRNVHSGLLLEVADGRKGSGANVRQGKDDGTPAQLWRVSPVHAGGGVHHLENVGSGKRLDVTGASTENGANVQQWKANNYGAQEWLIEQHLDAPGTVTLVNHVSGLLLEVADAGTSPGDNVQQWEDKDSPAQWWRLEPAAG
- a CDS encoding carbohydrate ABC transporter permease: MTSAPGAASASLPGGPRRAARWLPLAPATVLLLLFLAGPIAYCVYLAFTDTQLTGQASASFVGLANFRRAFADDGFRNAVVLTLLFTVLSSIVGQNSLGFALAALMRRASKPVRSLTGSIVIAAWVLPEIVAGFLLYTFFNRRGTLNAVLEWLHLPAQNWLFTLPILAVSFANVWRGTAFSMLVYSAALAEIPRDVTEAAEVDGASGLRRFWHITLPMIRRSIGTNLMLNTLQTLSVFGLIWAMTRGGPGNRSQTLPVFMYDQAFLKSLIGYGTAVALLLLLVGAVFSVVYLRMMREEV
- a CDS encoding carbohydrate ABC transporter permease, coding for MLPLLARRTRHRLAADLALLAVAVSFAVPLVWLLVSSVDSEAGLRVAAPASPTADNFSAVLTDEITFRPMLNSLLLCGGATFLTIGCAALAAYPLSRYRSRFSRPYLMGVLFTTCLPITAVMVPVYGLFVRVDLIDTVYGTALFMATAQLPFAIWLMKNFMDGVPTVLEEAAWTDGASRLQALVRVILPLMGPGITVVTIYSFIMMWGNFFVPFMLLLSPDRLPASVSIFTFFGNYGQVAYGQLAAFSILYSTPVILLYALISRRLGGGFALGGAVKG
- a CDS encoding extracellular solute-binding protein, yielding MRPTAPLLLVTVLAAASLTACGGGSGGDPDTVKVAYPRSTDNKVRIMDEYLAMIKKQFEQRHRGKKLQLVPIQASQDDYYTKIQQMMRSPKTAPDVVHEDTFLINSDIKSGYLRPLDDKLAAWKDWARYAETAKSSARAEDGKTYGVPDGTDTRGLWFNKEIFAKAGLPADWQPKTWQEVLDAARTVKRKVPGVIPFNVYTGKGPGEAAVMQGFEMLLYGTGKDPLYDPAAKKWVAGGKGFTDALEFVRTVYGEKLGPEPADALDPNVGTRVSAEWIPGGKLAIALDGNWLPKSWLAKGARPWPQWSKVMGRAAFPTQNGAAPGKVSLSGGWTWSIGAKSTKPDLAWQLIELLQTKENALEWTVRDGQIAVRGDVAADPRYRTSMPGIDFFTGLVEYTHYRPTLPVYPQVSGAIGEAMESVTTGDATAAKAARGYDEQLKSIAGGGNVRDGAR
- a CDS encoding ABC transporter ATP-binding protein — its product is MSHATPFPVSSAPHAPHGSIAARATDLSKVYGQGETRVAALDSVSVEFRRAEFTAIMGPSGSGKSTLMHCMAGLDSVSSGSTRIGDVELASLGDRQLTRLRRDKVGFIFQAFNLLPTLTALENITLPMDIAGRKADRGWLEQIVTTLGLSGRLAHRPSQLSGGQQQRVAVARALAGRPEIIFADEPTGNLDSRSGAELLGFLHESVRALEQTVVMVTHDPVAASYADRVIFLADGRIVDELREPTADAVLDRMKRFDAKGRTS